The Polypterus senegalus isolate Bchr_013 chromosome 10, ASM1683550v1, whole genome shotgun sequence genomic interval CACGCAGATCACCAAAATCCTCGACGTAACGTAATCATTACTAAAATACCTCACCAaattacatttgatttcattttccagctaaGTTAATGTTAATAAAGACATAAACATCGTTCATAATATATTAACAGGAATATCGTTCCtgttaatattaacatttttattttgcggTGGGCAATGGTTAAGTCTTTGGGACTTGCAAGGAAAGTTACAGCACAGCCATGGCCACCTTCGGTTCAGAAGACCTCAAAAATGACTGAATGATTTGAAGCCAAGTCCAGCGAGATGACTCCTGTACTTTAAGCCAAATGTGCTGCACTGTCCAAGTACAAGCACTCTCCAACAGGCAGAAGCCTACATATAATTGTGCTAACAAGTACTGGATGCAGCTCAGTGAAGACAAAGTGATCACAGGCAGCAGAGGAATGTATGACAGCATCAAAAAACAATAGACCCCACTCAGAGTAAGACAGTAGCCCTGAGGTTCAGCATCAGGGAGGTGATTACAGACAGAAGGTGGCAAATGGAGTGTTGGGGTGGAACATTACTCCAATATGTATTCCAGAAAGTACTAGTCACCACAAAGCTCTTGAGACCACTGAGTGCTTGCTGACCAGGGAGAAGTTGGATGCTGAACCCTCTTTGGCAGAACTAAGTTAGGCCACTAACAGCCCGATTCCCAGCAGAGAGGGGATCCCCTCTATATAAACAGTGAAAGTTCAGCTTAATACAGCCACTGCATGAGGTCCTGTGCCAGTGCAGGAAAGAAGGAGCTGTATCACAGGACATGAGATGCCAGAATTGTCACCCTGTACCACAACAAAGGGGACAGAAGTGACTGCAACAACTACAGTGACATCTCCCTGCTGAGCACTGTCAGCAAGGTCTTCGCCCATGTCCTCCTGACACATCTATAGAAGTTGGCCTAGTGCATCTAACCAGAGTCACATTTTGGCTTCCATGCGTCTGATCAACTGCAGACATGATACCATGGTAAAAATTCCAGGAGAAGTGCAGAGAACAGAAGATGCGCCACTACTTCGCCTTCATAGACctgacaaaagtattcaaccTTGAAAGCAGACAAGGACAGTTCCAGGTCCACATCAATATAGCTTGCCCACCAAAACTGTAAAGTATGACAGAATCCTTCCACATTAATACGATGGGCACAGTGCAATACGACGGAAGTACCTCTGAGCCTTTGTGGTCCGCAGTGGAGTGAAGCAAGGCAGTGTCCTTCCTCTGACACTATTTAGCATTTTCTTCACTGTGCTCCTTGAGTGCACCTTTGGCTCCTTGAGGGAAGGGATCTACCTACACACCAGATCAGATGTCAGGCTATTTAGTCTAGGCTGCCTTAGATCCAAAAACAAAGTGTGTGAGTCCATCATCAAAGACATGCTGTTCACCGATGCCGCAACAGTTGAAACCCACTAACGGCGGCATCTCCAGAGCCTGATGGATCAGTTTGCCCAGGTCTGACCATCGGTGTGAAAAAGACCAATGTAATGGGGCAGCATGTTGAGGCACCGCTAGTCATCAACAACTGCATATAGGTCATTCACCAGCTCATCTACCTGGGCTCCATCATCAGCAAAGACCTCTCTGTGGATGATGAAACCAAAAAATGCATTGAGAAGACAACAACTCTTCTTGCTTGCCTTGCTACATGCATCTTggagaacaaacaaactgaaaaccaAGACCAAGATGGCGCTTGAGTGACTAGCACACTCCTTTATGGCAGTGAGACCTGGTTAGCATATGCCAGGTAATAGAATCTATTTAACTCCTTCCACCTGTGATGCCTCCACCGCATCATGGGCATCTCCTGAGAGGACAAAGTCACCAACACTGAGTTTCTGTTACATGCTGGCTTACCCAGCAGGTACACCCTGCTCAGACAACACAGACTGCACTGGCATAGTCACATCCGCCACATGGATGGCAGTTGCATCCCCAAAGACATCCTCCAAGGCCAGCTGGCATCAACCAATAGAAAAGCAGGGCACAGAGTCTTGGAAAGGCCTTGCAGCTGATCGTGCTAGGTGGAGAAGCATCTTGAAGCAGTACTTCAAGTCTGGAGAAGAAACACTCCAGAAAGCAGTTACAGACTAGCGACCCCACAGAAAGCAACACTGCTCCACAGACAAAACTGAGACCACTCAGAGTTGTGACCTTTGTAGCAGAGATTCCCACTCCCActgcatcaaaacaaaaaaaacaaaaaaaaaacaaacagtaagtGAAATGAGAGCACATCTTTCCAAAGTCACCTTCCACTGAAGAaggctttacatttttgcaggtaAAACTAAGCAACATTTCTGGGCAAGTAAAAGTTTTCATATATGGATAGCAAGCGTGGGGGTAGCAAGTTTCAGTTGCCTTCAAATGTGGACAAGCATCACATAAGTGTACCTTAGTGTTAGATGACTGGTTGTTTCTCCAGCTCATTAGGCAGTTAATGTAGGCTTTATGTCCACTGCTCAACAAATTTGTTACAGATAGATCTCTGCAATGTTTCTCTTAAATTGTAGAACTGCATGCAAAACAGTGTCATTGAATGCCAGATGGTCAGTACAAAGCCAGTAATGAACTACTAGCTAATTCAAACTATATTTAAGTTTTAGTAATCTAAAGAATGTCTGGGTGAAACCCAACCAGTCTGTATGAGGAATGGGCCAGACTAAGAACATAACTGTATCCATCACACTATTCAAAATGTAAGTATATGCAATTATCCagcatctttttttattattaaatatatggcAGACACCCATTtccaaaacaacatgaaaaataattattacaattaACTGTTTTTCCCCTTTAAGACAGCAATGAATCATAATCTTAAAGCGTTACAAAGAGTCTGaggtggaaaaacagaaaaagcaaaccTAGTGTTTCAAAGTATGGAACTGCAGCTAATAATACTGGTATAACTGTGACACCACATTGCCAGTCCTCTGGCTTTTTTGTGACTACAATTAAGAATTTAGATTCCAAgttagttacaatttaaacaaaaacccTAGCAATGCTGCAAAAGCAATCAGTACTTAGTAAACACTCTTTTTGCTTAAACAACCAATGCCATCAAAAACATACCAGCTTAactgaagaaaatggaaaatagcTATTTCTGACTGGTCATTCTGAGGTAACACAACATGCTTTGTTTGCAGTAAAACCAAAGTTATATAAtgctgtcacttttttttttttacaagcagCCAGTTACTCATCAAAAGGCCCAAAATAAAAGCCAATACATTAAACAGAAGATTAGTTTGCTCTGAAAAACAGTGTAGTGGaaacaaaacagttaatttttgcagtttgtatttttctattgaaGCAACTGGAAAGAGATGCGTCTTTCTGGAAGTAATCCTTCAAAAGCAACACAAGCATAATTAGCTTATCTGCTCATTTACATACAAAGCATGTATAGCCTCCACTATATTACCACCATACCTGGTGTTGTATGTTGTAACACAGGCCACCCACACAAGTAGAGGGGGAATCTAAATACTTAGGTATCCAATAAAATCTAACAATTATCTTAGGTACCTACACTCTCACAGCAAACTCTGCAGTAGGCAGACATGCATGCTGGGTTCTTCAATATAAACAGATCAGAGCTACTATCAATATAAAACTTATCCTCTGCATTTGAATTAAGTCTTTTTGTTGATGTGGCACAAATGAGGTTTAGCTAGTTTTCTTTTCAACTATTCATAGGGAATATATGATACAGAAAGAGGAACAAGTGATCAAGAAATCTTCAATGTGTAACAATGTGATATTCTCCATTTTTATGAAACTGTCATGctagaacattaaaataaatgaaatgtccCCCAATAATTTATAAACATCTCTAAAGGCACGTAATACCTGaaacaaaataacacaacattGTAACATTTACAGtgttaaatatttacattgtttATACTTATTTACTCTTAATGCCATAGTTTTCaactaaataaaatttaacatCTATAACTTTCCCAAGTTCTTCTACAGTTACAGTAGGTCCAGAAGTATTTGGACACCATTTgttaattttggctctgtacactaCCACAATAGATTTGGaattaagcaatcattatgtgactgAAATATAGACATTCAGCTTTAAATTTAAggagtttaccaaaaatatcatttgagccgtttaggaatgacagctaATTTTATGCATAGTCACAATAATACCCAGGGGCTCAAAATGTTTTAGACAACAATCATAAATATAACGATCATTTTCAGTACATGACTGAAAACCCTTtatagtcaatgactgcctgaagtctggaacccatggccatatCCAAATGCTTAACTTCCACCCTAGTGATACTTcgcagcaactgaagacaactGCAGTAAATGTCTGACCTTTTCATTAGACTGTCATCAGTTGTGTCTTCAGCAAGTaaaatgcatgtccagttgggttgaggtcagttgattgacttggtctTGGAAGAATATTTTGGTGCACTgtattgaaaagcacttggtttgctttcacagtatgttttacCTCATTgttcatctgtactgtgaagcattgtcctatcagttttgcagcatttggttGAATCTGTAGCGATAGTGTAACCCTACACACTTCAGGATTCATCCTGCTACATCTGCCAGCAGTTGTACTGCCAATAAACACTAGTGATTTACTTCCATTCGAATCCATGCACaatcatgccataaaactgcctcaACCACATTTCACCAATTATGTGGTATTTACTGGATTATTTGGCATTTCTTGCTTCTGCATGCTCTTCTTTAACCAATATTCTGTATATAGTGATCTTAGtatcctttgtccaaagaaaattgctcCATAACTggacaagcttttaaaaatgttttcaagcaAAGTCTAATCCATCCTTCTAATGCTTggggtttaccagtggtttgcaccttgtggtaaacccccTTGTCTTTACTGTCATGACGTCTTCTCtggattgtagactttggcattGATTGGTCTACTTCCCTTaaagtgttcttggtttggctaaataatatgaaggggttcttcttcaccaaggacagaattctacAATCATCCAGGACAGcggtcttctgtggttttccagaccttctggtgttgttAAGAATACACAAAATGATTGATTTAACCACTCCTCGTGTTTCAGCTacctctctaaagggtttgtttaaattttctctgcctaatgatggactgCTTTTACATTCAtggacatgtctttggacttcaCTTTGCGAGTTCACATTGACAggttccaaatgcaaattccacatttggaatcaattccaaaccttttacctgcttaataattaaagaaatattaaGGGAACTGCTCCATCCTTGCTATGGATCAGTTTGTCAGTCAAATATCCAAATAAATTTGAGCCCCTGTAAATGTGGGGTCGGGGTgattatgcagaaaaatggctgtcattacTAAActgctcatacaatatttttgttacccccttaaattaaagatgaaagcctacacttcaatcGGATAATGActactttatttcaaatccattttagtGGTGTCCAGACCAatgtatgaaaattgtgtcactgtccaaatacgtaTGGACCTAACTATAAACCTTTCTTGTAATGcaactttttttactttgatgcccATGGATTTGTTTCCAAGCTACTTAACTCACAGGGCCAAGTaattcacatataaaaataaaaacaaaagacaaaacacatTTGCTTAGTGAAACAATGACTAGGAATTACATGAATTTACATAAAAAGTCACCATCccctttttaaatgttaattttttgttgcccttaaagcagaagaaaaaaatgaagacaatttCCAGTTTTATTTACAAACGATTTCTAAAATCCAAGtgaaaaaaccaaaagaaaatgcTGTGTTGTAGGAACATAAAAAGTTGAATAACTTGTGGGTAAGTGTTCACTTATCCAACAAGTTAATAAAGCACCTTCTCTTAGATTTACAAGCTTGAGTCAGTCTGGAATTATTGAATTTACATATGAAGAGGTAGTAATATTTTCCTATTTCCTTTTACACAATTATTCAAACTCAATCAAACTGCATGTTGACGAATCGTTGTGCTACCCCTCTTTAAGGCATCCTACAGAATTTTTAGAGAACTTTGTTCAGGACACTGACCAAATAATCACACGTCTGTGCTTAAGTCACTGTATAATAAGTTTTGTTAATGTGGTTTGAGTCACTGTCAGATCAGATATTTTGAATTTCCTGGCTGATGGCTGCACATTTTCTTCAAAAATTTGCCTGTATTCTGCACCACCCATCTTCCTTTCTATCCTGACAAGTGAACAAAATGGGTTGCTGACACCACCATTCTTTACTTTAGAAACAGTGTTCACTGGATAGTTGGATGCATTTGTTTTTGACTGACATACTGGTTAGCATTGCTGTAGTTCTAATCTCATCTAACTGCAGCATGTTTTGTCACTTGGTCATAGAATCTTCACGGTAAGCAAgtaggcctttttttttttttttaatgagtgtctCTTTTCTTGCAATCCTTCCTATACAGGTCAGGTTAAGTGTTGTGATGCAGTCCCCCACACACAATGACTAGAGTCTCTGCTAAAAAGTTCTGCAGATCCTTTATAGCTGCCACTGTTTTCTTGGTGGCCTCTCTTGAAAAGCAATTAGTGGTGTCATATTTTCTACTTCTTAATGATGGTCTTTACTATGCTCTGTGAGAGGCCCAGAGCCTTTGAAATGCCTTAATCAAGTTCTTTTGAAAGCACCTTTCAGCTCATAGTGGATTCTTGTCTTAGAAATATactgcaaataaaaatgaaaaaagcctgTTTTTTCAGAGTGTTATAAAGAGGTACCAATAAAGGGGGTGGTAACTTTCTATACCTAATGCAAAGCAAAAAAGTGACATTTagtgcaaagaaaaaacaattattttaatgcAGCAGAACAAAAGTACAAGTTAAGATGCTTTTTAGCACTATCCAGTCTTATAAAGATattaaaaagatgttaaaaagtatagtcatattttttttatttctcagtatgattataaaaatgatcaacaatGAATGATACAAGGGAGTTAAGTTCCCCTATTCATGATAAATAACTTGGTCTTCCAAGATGAGTAAGAGCAATCCATTGGAAACATACATACAGCATTTTCTATTTTTCAACAGTGAAAACAAAGATCATTTAAGAGTGAGTCAAGCAATCCCCTAGTAGAACTGGAATAAAATCATAGTGACTCTGCTGTTCCTTCAATAGCTAACTCTATTGCACAGAAACTCcaggagctaaaaaaaaaaaacaaaaaaaaaaaaaaaaaacaaaacaaaaaaaacaacaaaaaaacaaactgctaGACGACACTCTCTCGGTTGCCTGAAACCAGTACTGCCCTACGGCAAATGGGACAAGTGGAATTTTCAGAAAGCCAACGATCAATGCAGTGAACATGGTATTCATGAGAACATGGAAGCTTGCGAAGCTTATTTCCTTCTGCATACTCTGTAATACACACACTACATGTTTTAAGACCATCACTTTCCCCAAAACTTCGGGTAGAAAGATTGTCAATTTGTTCTTTAGTAAGTCCCCTAGGAtggtcttcatcatcatcatttaaaagaaagaagtgTGCTAGCCTAAGAAAAGGCAAGGACCCAGCATCCTCAGCACTATTTGGAACTCTGCTTTCACGGCTCTCTCCTCCAGCCCCAGACTGTAAACTTGCGTCATTCCTCCGATCTTCCTGGGTTTGCAATTCAACATTTTCAGGACTTAAACTGCCACCAACATTTGGTAAATCAATGTTGGGTCCTCTGTTTGAATCTGAGTCACTGTCACTGTCCATAAAGTAGCTAAGTTCCCCAAATCCAGTCATTATTTGCCTGATCATAGTTTGCAATGCCATTGAGGTAGCTTCACTTAGTCCTGCATCAGATATCCGTCTGATTGGAATACGAATGGTGCTAACGTAAGTGCGTACACCGGCTCTCTCAGATCGTGAGAAAGTACGCCGGAAACCACCTTGTTCACTTTCATATGTAAAGGTATTGTTGGCAGTTTGAGACCGGGACCTGGTTCTGCTAGCTATGCTATCTCTCTGTCTGTATTCTCCAGGCCGTACTCTCCGTACTTGAAGATCCAGCATGATAGTAGGTGGTCTCCTCCCTGCAGCATTAGTATCACCACTTGCCTGAATGCCAGAATTATTTTCTTGAGATGGTTCAGAAAGAACAGAGGAGTCCTGTCTTGTAGAATTTTGTAAATCAGCATCAGATTCAGTTAGACTTGGCCTTGAATGCAAATTCTGTGCTACAGAGCTGGATTCTTCAGTATGTGGTTCGACAAGGTTTTCTAGATTCTGACTTTCAACTGAACTGGTCTGGGGAGAACTATGCAGTTGATCATTATCCCGAGATGATGGTGAGCAACTCCTGTCATTTCTTGGTCTTGTTACTCTTTGCTCTGGACTACGGCTTCTTGCCCGTCTGACACCTCTTTGAGTAGTTTGGTCATGGGGAGTTTGTGGTTCTGAGACTTCCTGTACTCTGTCAGCATCTGAAGGGCCAGGACTTTCAGAATCTACATCAGCATTTTCTACATTTGTTGTCTCAGTAAGATGTGTAGAAACCTCCATAGGTTGCTCAGTTTCTGACCTCTCTGTCATTTCTCCTTCTGCTCTCATTTGCTGCTCTGCAATATTACGGTTTACATTGATTTCCAAACTAAATCTAAAATCTCCACTGTTGGGATTAGTGCGGCTCACTGCCCGCCATGACTGGTTTCCTCGTTGGCCACTTCTTGTTGTGTTTCCAGTTTGTCTCACAGAGTTCAACCAATCAAGAATCGAATCACCATTTGAACCATCATCTGGGGTTTCAGGACCtagtaaataaaaaggaaaaaaaaaattgttaaataagaTGTATTAAGGATCAGTTTGGTATTTTCCAAGTTGAAGTTATTCTTTGCAATCAAGGAACACGTTTTCCCCACATTAAACTGTGTCATAaggtcaaacattttttttatacattttaaaaaatatgaagcctactcttgcattttataattgaagtAAAAGGTACTGATGTGctaatgtgaaaacaaaagcattaaaacttGAATGCACCgaagcaaaaagaattcaagcAAAACGTGTCACCAAGTATTGAGTTGCATCTTGAGATTGTGCGCacatttgaagaagaaaaaaaaaaaaaaaacatatccatGTCACTTTAGGAAggaaaaagcaaaatgcaagcCACTACTCTAAGATTGAGCAAATATAAAACGAGACTGGGAGTGAGCTTCACCTCACTATTAGTCTTCCTCCACAACAACCTTTTAGCCCCAAGGTTGTGGTTTCCTCCAGCATATGCTGTTCAACTCAAAAAGTTCTTAAGCACTGTTATAAAATCCAGATGGTAATTGCCGTTTGTTCTGTATACAACTAGACAATTACTGagaaagtgaaatgaaataaataaataaaaatgtgtcctAAGATATTGCCTGCTGCCACCCAGTATCATCGTGCTTATGCTTCGATGGTCAAGCGACAGCAACATTGAGCATGCACGCAACGTATCAAGTCACAAGAACTGAGTAGATGTTATAGGTATACATTAAGTTTTAACCAAATTGTACGTTCTGAATGCTTAGTTAGATGTTTTAGCATAAGCAGAGGTGTAGCACAGAACTGTCATTCCTGACTTACAGTGCTAGAGTCTTTATTGAGTTTACATGTTTCCCCCCCCATATATTTATAGATTGATTGGTATCAATGAGTGTCAGTGAGTTTTTcactttctcagttttttcaatCATACCTGCACACAATACACCATGGAAATTGCATAATGGTCAGTGTTGAATGGGCCTGTGAGTTTAGTACTGACAAGCTCACAGAATTTAATAGGTGAAAATGTGAACAATAAGTGCTGCTTATGATAAAAATAAGCATATGATTAGTGCATTCAACTGTCTgttacaagccatggcagaacataaccatttaaaaaacagttgTGGTGACAAAGCTTAGAAAAAAATCTCGTGAATGGAGGAGGGTTACAGACACCCACCAAGaacaaacaaaatatgaaacCCCTACCTCaagaaaatagtttaaaaaaaatctgtcataaAACTTATTTCCAGTTTGCGATTGCTTTTAAAAGCATGCTCAGAAActcagaaacacagaaggcacCTTTTCTAGAATGAAAACATTTGATGTTTCAAATTGGGCACTTTCACTAAGTTCTgcaggaagttaatataaaacatgatttggaaaaatactaaattcattatttaattcttttagggataatttttttttttttttctcccagggctgaatctttttccaaaaaaaaaaaaaaaaaaaaaaaaaaaaaaaccacaaaacaatggtttaacatatcaaatgaacaaaaatattttttgacaagTGTTAcggtcttgcatgttgtatgagcctacAAACCATATGATATCCCATACATATCACATATAGTCAAAGTAAAAATTATGTAAAACCCTAGCAAAtttatatttatgtctaattcccatataaacattggtcgtatcttcatgtcagtcacaataatgaaccAACATggtctcctataactaaagatacacaggttttcagagaatttttgaccttattgaataaatcattcaaactgtgaaactgaaggttggaaaaagtaaacCCTAAGctcatgactttttaaaaagctcattgcagtcagaatttagcacacctggagtccatttaatgaaatgagttcagaggtgtggtctagaattactttgattgataaaaaaaaaacactacaggtTTGAGTTTTTGACAAGAAccatatccagatgggaatcgTGTCTCACACAAAAGAACTGTCTGAAGAGCTACAATCGAGAATTGTTAATCTAAATagggctggaaagggttacaaagtcatctcaaagattttagatattcaaCAGTCTACTGTTAGGTAAGcagtctataaatggagacaatttggtattgtggctactctacCTAGAAGTGGACACCCTGctaagatgaccccaagagcacaacacaaagtcagcaatgaggtaaagaagaaccctagagtgacagcaaaggacttgaagaagtcattagaactggctaacatctctgttcatgaatcagctatacgcaaaacattgaacaagaaaggagtccatagcaggacaccaagaaggaagccactgctataaaaaaaaaccaaaaaaaaaaccaaaaacattgcTGAACGCCTGAAGATTGCAtaagagcacttggacactccacaaccgtactgggaaaatgttttgtggagtgattaAACCAAAACTGAACTATTTGAGAgaaacaagcagaacttcatttggcatAAAATGTGCACTGcgtatcaacatcaaaacatcatacCTACAGCAAAGTATGGaggagggaacatcatgatttgcTGCATCAGAGCCAGGCCAGTTTACCATTATTGAggggaaaattaatttatcaacaaattctccaggatgatGGGAGGGTGTCTGTCCATCaactcagaagaggctgggtgatgcaacaggacaatgacctcaaacatcgcagcacaatggcttcagaagaacaaactccacCTTTTGCAGTGGCCCAGTCAGACcacagatctcaatcctattgagatgaTGTGGAATGACTTagacagaagacaaccaaagaatatggaagagttaaggtagttctgcagggaagaatagGCTAAAATTCCCCCTGCacaatgtgcaggtctgatctacAGTTACAGGAAGCACCTGGTTGAGGTcactgctgccaaaggagggtcaaccagctattaaatcccaaggttcacttaccttttccactaccactgtgaacattgaatgcgtttgtaaaataatGCCATGAACGAGAAGAATTTTTTGAGTTActggcttaagctcattgtgtaacctgtgacttagatgaagatcagatcactttttatgaccaattcatgcagtaaa includes:
- the rlim gene encoding E3 ubiquitin-protein ligase RLIM isoform X1 codes for the protein MENTADNGDSTEQGSNEQSEVQRQHQNDRLDREEDFYHFVNNLSEEDYRLMRDNNLLGTPGEVTKEELLRRLLQVKEGPEQVNQSEIGAEENRGPETPDDGSNGDSILDWLNSVRQTGNTTRSGQRGNQSWRAVSRTNPNSGDFRFSLEINVNRNIAEQQMRAEGEMTERSETEQPMEVSTHLTETTNVENADVDSESPGPSDADRVQEVSEPQTPHDQTTQRGVRRARSRSPEQRVTRPRNDRSCSPSSRDNDQLHSSPQTSSVESQNLENLVEPHTEESSSVAQNLHSRPSLTESDADLQNSTRQDSSVLSEPSQENNSGIQASGDTNAAGRRPPTIMLDLQVRRVRPGEYRQRDSIASRTRSRSQTANNTFTYESEQGGFRRTFSRSERAGVRTYVSTIRIPIRRISDAGLSEATSMALQTMIRQIMTGFGELSYFMDSDSDSDSNRGPNIDLPNVGGSLSPENVELQTQEDRRNDASLQSGAGGESRESRVPNSAEDAGSLPFLRLAHFFLLNDDDEDHPRGLTKEQIDNLSTRSFGESDGLKTCSVCITEYAEGNKLRKLPCSHEYHVHCIDRWLSENSTCPICRRAVLVSGNRESVV
- the rlim gene encoding E3 ubiquitin-protein ligase RLIM isoform X2, translated to MENTADNGDSTEQGSNEQSEVQRQHQNDRLDREEDFYHFVNNLSEEDYRLMRDNNLLGTPGPETPDDGSNGDSILDWLNSVRQTGNTTRSGQRGNQSWRAVSRTNPNSGDFRFSLEINVNRNIAEQQMRAEGEMTERSETEQPMEVSTHLTETTNVENADVDSESPGPSDADRVQEVSEPQTPHDQTTQRGVRRARSRSPEQRVTRPRNDRSCSPSSRDNDQLHSSPQTSSVESQNLENLVEPHTEESSSVAQNLHSRPSLTESDADLQNSTRQDSSVLSEPSQENNSGIQASGDTNAAGRRPPTIMLDLQVRRVRPGEYRQRDSIASRTRSRSQTANNTFTYESEQGGFRRTFSRSERAGVRTYVSTIRIPIRRISDAGLSEATSMALQTMIRQIMTGFGELSYFMDSDSDSDSNRGPNIDLPNVGGSLSPENVELQTQEDRRNDASLQSGAGGESRESRVPNSAEDAGSLPFLRLAHFFLLNDDDEDHPRGLTKEQIDNLSTRSFGESDGLKTCSVCITEYAEGNKLRKLPCSHEYHVHCIDRWLSENSTCPICRRAVLVSGNRESVV